Proteins from one Streptomyces genisteinicus genomic window:
- a CDS encoding MerR family transcriptional regulator, translated as MGRVAELAGVSVRTLHHYDEVGLVRPSARTSGGYRAYSAGDVERLREVLAYRRLGFGLREVAELVGDSSTDAVAHLRRLRGLLLERRDRADAMVAAIDRELEARARGRMVTPEEQLGMLGARLYDAIGGAYTATRRTEPRIAAQIVDALGDARTVLNVGAGTGSYEPADREVTAVEPSEVMRRQRPAGSAPCVAAAAESLPFEDHSFDVAMAVSTVHHWGDPIAGLREMRRVARRVVVLTFDTDEPGWQDRFWLTRDYLPEFATVLAEFPSLAGMADAIGARAEPVPVPWDCTDGLFEAYWRRPEAYLEEHVRRAMSVWTRVGPDAEQRAVRSLRDDLDSGRWAERNSDLTHLDTADLGLRLLIA; from the coding sequence GTGGGGCGCGTGGCCGAGCTGGCCGGCGTGAGCGTCCGCACGCTGCATCACTACGACGAGGTCGGGCTCGTGCGTCCGTCGGCGCGGACCTCAGGTGGGTACCGGGCCTACTCGGCGGGGGACGTCGAGCGGCTGAGGGAAGTGCTGGCCTACCGGCGGCTGGGCTTCGGGTTGCGGGAGGTTGCGGAACTGGTCGGCGACTCGTCCACCGACGCGGTCGCGCACCTGCGCCGACTGCGTGGCCTGCTGCTGGAGCGGCGTGATCGTGCTGACGCCATGGTGGCGGCCATCGACAGGGAACTCGAGGCACGGGCGAGGGGACGGATGGTGACACCGGAGGAGCAACTGGGGATGCTCGGTGCACGGCTGTACGACGCGATCGGCGGCGCCTACACGGCGACGCGGCGTACCGAGCCGCGGATCGCAGCGCAGATTGTGGACGCGCTCGGGGACGCGCGGACGGTGCTGAATGTCGGGGCCGGCACCGGCTCCTACGAGCCGGCTGATCGCGAGGTGACCGCGGTGGAGCCGTCGGAGGTCATGCGGCGTCAGCGGCCTGCCGGCTCGGCGCCGTGCGTGGCTGCCGCCGCGGAGAGCCTGCCGTTCGAGGACCACTCCTTCGACGTCGCGATGGCCGTCTCGACTGTTCACCACTGGGGGGACCCGATAGCGGGGCTGCGCGAGATGCGGCGCGTGGCCCGCCGCGTGGTGGTGCTGACATTCGACACCGACGAGCCCGGATGGCAGGACCGGTTCTGGCTCACCCGCGACTACCTGCCCGAGTTCGCCACCGTCCTCGCAGAATTTCCCTCACTTGCGGGGATGGCCGACGCGATCGGCGCCCGCGCCGAGCCGGTGCCCGTCCCGTGGGACTGCACCGACGGCCTGTTCGAGGCGTACTGGCGCAGACCGGAGGCGTATCTGGAGGAGCACGTCCGCCGTGCGATGTCGGTGTGGACAAGGGTCGGGCCGGACGCCGAGCAGCGGGCCGTGCGAAGCCTCCGCGACGACCTCGACTCCGGCCGGTGGGCCGAGCGCAACAGCGACCTCACCCACCTCGACACGGCAGACCTCGGCCTCCGCCTGCTCATCGCCTGA
- a CDS encoding phosphodiester glycosidase family protein: protein MQRTSLSLAAATAAATVLGAVAAVPGAQAAPQPPDATRPQPPSATRPLQPSAPPVTTTVAPGVTLTSMAFGRQDADDKWTVHVYLPVEPDGPLSSANTALGPRATADRVAAALRDKGFAPRVEEIRTPDFADRRAGTLGWTVRIGRYAAEAGASADLARVKAAGFAGGTRYTPQDGSDLRAPHKVHVMRVDLRSFGGSLDTAFGPTLKGTEKLTDLMAAAGATAGVNAQWFYNDAPGGLYVKDGRIIGSATQGRAGIRFSDGGRAFDVDTFRARVTLRAGGATAEIDGVNRIPGEVWNCGGVGGDLPTEKPQHDLKCTDDSELVRFTPEWGQPPSGAGAEAVLDASGRVIAVNASRGAAVPAGGSVIQATGASAAWLLAHLPAGTQTSVTEEVWDSRNSKVPLTAGTTILQVGPALVRDGRVSVNAVGDGILREGPDRTFTYNWTVRANPRSMIGVDDRGRLMIVVVDGRQAGYSEGLGIASAAQLMRQLGAREAMNLDGGGSSVMATASAGIVNRPSDSTGQRALGTVLLLRP, encoded by the coding sequence ATGCAGCGCACGTCCCTTTCCCTGGCGGCCGCGACAGCGGCGGCGACGGTGCTGGGTGCGGTGGCGGCCGTGCCCGGAGCCCAGGCCGCGCCGCAACCGCCCGACGCCACCCGGCCCCAGCCCCCGTCCGCGACGCGCCCGCTCCAGCCGAGCGCCCCGCCGGTGACCACCACCGTGGCTCCCGGGGTCACCCTGACCTCCATGGCGTTCGGCCGCCAGGACGCGGACGACAAGTGGACGGTCCACGTGTACCTGCCCGTCGAACCGGACGGACCGCTGTCCTCCGCGAACACCGCCCTCGGCCCCCGCGCGACCGCCGACCGTGTGGCTGCGGCGCTGCGGGACAAGGGCTTCGCGCCGCGCGTCGAGGAGATCAGGACCCCCGACTTCGCCGACCGGCGCGCCGGGACGCTCGGCTGGACCGTCCGCATCGGCAGGTACGCGGCGGAGGCCGGGGCCTCGGCGGACCTCGCCCGCGTCAAGGCGGCCGGATTCGCCGGCGGCACCCGGTACACCCCCCAGGACGGGTCGGACCTCCGGGCGCCGCACAAGGTGCACGTGATGCGGGTGGACCTCCGCAGCTTCGGTGGCTCGCTCGACACGGCCTTCGGGCCGACGCTGAAGGGCACCGAGAAGCTGACCGACCTCATGGCCGCCGCGGGCGCCACGGCCGGCGTCAACGCCCAGTGGTTCTACAACGACGCCCCCGGCGGCCTGTACGTGAAGGACGGCAGGATCATCGGCTCGGCGACCCAGGGCCGGGCCGGGATCAGGTTCTCCGACGGCGGCCGGGCGTTCGACGTGGACACCTTCCGGGCCCGGGTGACGCTGCGCGCGGGCGGCGCGACCGCGGAGATCGACGGGGTGAACCGGATACCCGGCGAGGTGTGGAACTGCGGCGGCGTGGGCGGCGACCTGCCGACCGAGAAGCCCCAGCACGACCTCAAGTGCACGGACGACAGCGAGCTGGTGCGGTTCACCCCGGAGTGGGGGCAGCCCCCGTCCGGGGCGGGCGCGGAGGCCGTGCTGGACGCGAGCGGCCGGGTGATCGCGGTCAACGCCTCGCGCGGGGCGGCGGTTCCGGCCGGCGGCTCGGTGATCCAGGCGACGGGTGCGAGCGCCGCCTGGCTGCTCGCCCACCTGCCGGCCGGCACGCAGACCTCCGTCACCGAAGAGGTGTGGGACAGCCGCAACAGCAAGGTCCCGCTCACCGCCGGCACGACGATCCTCCAGGTCGGCCCCGCCCTCGTCCGGGACGGCCGGGTGTCGGTCAACGCGGTGGGCGACGGCATCCTCCGCGAGGGGCCGGACCGGACCTTCACGTACAACTGGACCGTGCGGGCCAACCCCCGTTCGATGATCGGGGTCGACGACCGGGGACGGCTGATGATCGTGGTCGTCGACGGCCGGCAGGCGGGGTACAGCGAGGGCCTCGGGATCGCGTCGGCGGCCCAGTTGATGCGGCAGCTCGGGGCGCGTGAGGCGATGAACCTCGACGGCGGCGGTTCCAGCGTGATGGCGACGGCGTCCGCCGGCATAGTCAACCGCCCCTCCGACTCGACCGGTCAGCGTGCGCTCGGCACGGTGCTGCTGCTGCGTCCCTGA
- a CDS encoding DUF1996 domain-containing protein, with protein MGRTSRKRSKLANRAIAASAALILGGGGLIAANSYASAGEGWWPGGRDGQQQNRTRAAAGQSVSTIDCPDVGDSLREVPGDQRFAVDRELATLDSQITVAYQRFADNRQRVEADRSFGENQILAPLRNERLVIIQRIVALIDRSAERPQGLEQMAPCTLRSDGDNDGNGNGEGGNDGDDGGQNGDGGQGDGGGENGSGDGDGNDGGNDGEQGGGNGGQAGNGPEAGDFVAIEDVQPNVQQPRNRRGASRGAFTTDCGVNANGKFNPDNVIVAPGVSNGAHHMHDYVGNQANDAFASDDDLAAGATTCRNQGDRSTYYWPVLRLQNGQDEADAAADGGGNDQNVGEIQTPSQVTLSFVGSPRSKVTAMPRFLRIITGDAKAFVNGDANANASWSCTGFEDRQLKDKYPICPENSQVVRTFTFQSCWDGQNTDSANHRTHVAFADAGGRCPQGFRAIPQLVQRIVYDVPPPVFDGENASVFAVDSFPEQLHKPVTDHGDFINVFDERLMNKMVSCINGGRRCR; from the coding sequence ATGGGACGCACATCAAGAAAACGCTCGAAGCTGGCCAACCGGGCGATCGCCGCCTCGGCCGCCCTGATCCTGGGCGGGGGCGGGCTGATCGCGGCCAACTCCTACGCCTCCGCCGGTGAGGGGTGGTGGCCCGGCGGGCGCGACGGCCAGCAGCAGAACCGGACGCGGGCGGCCGCCGGTCAGTCGGTGTCCACGATCGACTGTCCCGACGTGGGCGACTCGCTGCGTGAGGTCCCCGGTGACCAGCGGTTCGCGGTCGACCGCGAACTCGCCACACTGGACTCCCAGATCACCGTCGCCTACCAGCGCTTCGCCGACAACCGGCAGCGGGTGGAGGCGGACCGTTCCTTCGGCGAGAACCAGATCCTGGCACCGCTGCGGAACGAACGTCTGGTGATCATTCAACGGATCGTCGCACTGATCGACCGCTCGGCCGAACGCCCGCAGGGCCTGGAGCAGATGGCTCCCTGCACCCTGCGCAGCGATGGCGACAACGACGGCAACGGCAACGGAGAGGGCGGGAACGACGGAGACGACGGCGGCCAGAACGGCGACGGCGGTCAGGGCGACGGCGGCGGAGAGAACGGAAGCGGCGACGGCGACGGGAACGACGGCGGCAACGACGGCGAGCAGGGCGGCGGCAACGGCGGCCAGGCCGGCAACGGCCCCGAGGCGGGCGACTTCGTCGCCATCGAGGACGTCCAGCCGAACGTGCAGCAGCCCCGCAACCGCCGGGGCGCCTCCCGCGGCGCCTTCACCACCGACTGCGGGGTGAACGCGAACGGGAAGTTCAACCCGGACAACGTCATCGTCGCCCCGGGCGTGAGCAACGGCGCCCACCACATGCACGACTACGTGGGCAACCAGGCGAACGACGCCTTCGCCAGCGACGACGACCTCGCCGCGGGCGCCACCACCTGCCGCAACCAGGGCGACCGGTCGACCTACTACTGGCCGGTGCTCCGGCTCCAGAACGGCCAGGACGAGGCGGACGCGGCCGCCGACGGCGGTGGCAACGACCAGAACGTGGGCGAGATCCAGACGCCGTCGCAGGTCACCCTCAGCTTCGTGGGCAGTCCGCGGAGCAAGGTCACCGCGATGCCCCGGTTCCTGCGGATCATCACGGGCGACGCGAAGGCGTTCGTCAACGGTGACGCGAACGCGAACGCGTCGTGGAGCTGCACGGGCTTCGAGGACCGGCAGCTGAAGGACAAGTACCCGATCTGCCCCGAGAACAGCCAGGTGGTGCGGACCTTCACGTTCCAGAGCTGCTGGGACGGCCAGAACACCGACAGCGCCAACCACCGCACCCATGTGGCGTTCGCCGACGCCGGCGGCCGCTGCCCGCAGGGCTTCCGCGCCATCCCCCAGCTGGTCCAGCGGATCGTCTACGACGTCCCGCCACCGGTCTTCGACGGGGAGAACGCCTCGGTGTTCGCCGTCGACTCGTTCCCCGAGCAGCTGCACAAGCCCGTCACCGACCACGGCGACTTCATCAACGTGTTCGACGAGAGGCTGATGAACAAGATGGTGAGCTGCATCAACGGCGGACGGAGGTGCCGGTGA
- a CDS encoding 5-carboxymethyl-2-hydroxymuconate Delta-isomerase, with protein sequence MPQITVDCSPTARSALDRQKFALALHRLVVDTVGTRLEACKTRFRPADETVVGDGGSDAPLVHVGIALLPGRSEEVKARLSQAVVDLVAEHLAAAAGGASYVSAEIRDLEASYRKR encoded by the coding sequence GTGCCGCAGATCACCGTCGACTGCTCGCCCACCGCCCGATCCGCCCTCGACCGGCAGAAGTTCGCCCTCGCCCTCCACCGGCTGGTCGTCGACACCGTCGGCACCCGCCTGGAGGCGTGCAAGACCCGCTTCCGTCCCGCCGACGAGACCGTCGTCGGCGACGGCGGGAGCGACGCCCCGCTGGTCCACGTCGGCATCGCCCTGCTGCCCGGCCGCAGCGAGGAGGTCAAGGCGCGGCTGTCGCAGGCCGTGGTGGACCTGGTCGCGGAGCACCTCGCCGCCGCGGCCGGCGGCGCGTCGTACGTCTCCGCCGAGATCCGGGACCTGGAAGCGTCCTACCGCAAGCGCTGA
- a CDS encoding lipase family protein: MTLRRTSIRILAGAAVLGSVSALVTPVSAAAGSPSERVQGGAVVSVEQAADLTAEEVAGELRGRIDSSQVRHGVTAYRVTYRTTDSAGAPTTASQLVVLPKNGARHLSTVSWLHGTTVYRKDVASENPNSNDRLVALLFASTGRAVSAPDYVGLGSGEGFHPYGDPRATVAASVDGLRAARTLAHRNGRELKRKVQVSGFSQGGPATMLVGRALQQESADRYFRLGALAPVSGPYNLSAFEAAAADDKIAKSGIYLAYFVTAWNTMYGLYTSPGDVFRSPYDSKVEGLFDGHHTAGQIVSELPAASKDLFTEDFLNRIRKPDGVLEEKLHPMDHTCDWRPNVPVEIFHGRGDKDVDFSHAAYCADQLTRNGAAPRLTDVGDHDHNGSVRQALPRIVGFFDESAKTN, from the coding sequence ATGACTTTACGGCGAACAAGTATCCGGATTCTGGCTGGTGCGGCGGTCCTCGGCAGTGTGTCCGCCCTGGTGACTCCGGTCTCGGCGGCGGCCGGCTCCCCCAGCGAGCGGGTACAGGGCGGGGCTGTCGTCTCCGTCGAGCAAGCGGCCGACCTCACAGCCGAGGAAGTGGCCGGGGAGCTCCGGGGAAGGATCGACTCGTCCCAGGTCCGTCACGGCGTGACCGCCTATCGGGTCACGTACCGCACCACCGACAGCGCAGGCGCCCCCACGACCGCGAGCCAGCTCGTCGTCCTGCCCAAGAACGGGGCGCGCCACCTGTCCACCGTCTCCTGGCTGCACGGCACCACCGTCTACCGCAAGGATGTCGCCTCGGAGAATCCGAACTCGAACGACCGGCTCGTCGCCCTGCTGTTCGCCTCGACCGGGCGGGCCGTTTCGGCGCCCGACTACGTGGGCCTCGGCTCGGGCGAAGGCTTCCACCCGTACGGTGACCCCCGGGCCACCGTCGCGGCCTCGGTGGACGGCCTGCGCGCGGCCCGGACCCTCGCCCACCGAAACGGCCGGGAGCTGAAGCGGAAGGTTCAGGTCAGCGGGTTCTCGCAGGGCGGCCCCGCGACCATGCTGGTGGGCCGGGCGCTTCAGCAGGAGAGCGCCGACCGCTACTTCCGGCTGGGGGCACTCGCCCCGGTCAGCGGCCCCTACAACCTCTCGGCCTTCGAGGCCGCCGCGGCCGACGACAAGATCGCCAAATCCGGCATCTACCTCGCCTACTTCGTCACCGCCTGGAACACGATGTACGGCCTTTACACGTCACCCGGCGATGTCTTCCGCTCCCCCTACGACAGCAAGGTGGAGGGTCTCTTCGACGGCCATCACACCGCCGGGCAGATCGTCAGCGAACTCCCGGCGGCCTCCAAGGACCTGTTCACCGAGGACTTCCTGAACAGAATCCGCAAGCCCGACGGAGTCCTGGAGGAGAAGCTGCACCCGATGGACCACACATGCGACTGGCGGCCGAACGTACCAGTGGAGATCTTCCACGGCCGGGGCGACAAGGACGTCGACTTCAGTCACGCGGCGTACTGTGCAGACCAGTTGACGAGGAACGGCGCCGCACCTCGGCTGACCGACGTCGGCGACCACGACCACAACGGATCGGTGCGGCAAGCCCTGCCCCGGATCGTCGGGTTCTTCGACGAGTCGGCGAAGACCAACTGA
- a CDS encoding alpha-N-acetylglucosaminidase — MYELSRRTLLGTAGAVGIGAALAAHTPATAAVPSPSPSAPPAAAPAARADAPGAALAALQRLLPDHAAQFTLRTVTGPERFEVTGTAGAVTVTGTSAAVLLTGVHWYLKYVCRAHISWAGSRVVLPARLPAPAAPLRRSATVPHRFVYNDTHDGYTAPYADWPRWERQLDVLALHGFNEVLVTAGMEAVYHRLLTGFGYSDTEARTWLPAPSHQPWWLLQNMSEFGGPMSTALIERRAELGRRICDRLRELGMRPVLPGYFGAVPDGFPARNPGSDARVVPQGTWGGGMRRPDWLDPRTKAFADVAAAFYRHQADLFGEVAYFKMDLLHEGGTPGDVPVPEAARAVETSLHTARPGATWVILGWQSNPRPLLLDSVDRSRVLVVDGLSDLDTVTDRETDWGGTPYAFGTIPNFGGRTTIGANTDRWTEKFTAWRDKAGSALVGTAYMPEAAERDPAAAELFSELAWREEKTDRAAWFADYSRIRYGGDDPAAREAFSALAATAYKLTSTDGRPYDSLFSRRPSLTTAIGTAFDPAGFDRALAGLLDVSPGLRDSDTYRHDLTDVARQALANRSRTLQIALRAAWRAKDADTFRAVSAVFLKLMLLTDTMAGCHRMFLTGPWLEDAKRLATSPEEAVRLEATARTLISTWADRPTANTLGNYANRDWQGLMADVHLPQWEAYLAEAGDALAEGRAPKSFDFYPQEEAWTKERGAYPVRPTGDAHRTAQRVFDTLSRAPYQGVVTVTVDPPAFTPGSTGTLTASFRNLNGLRATGRVDFALDGPDAEPDGEPALDGVPEGGTGAVSWRVTAPEGELTEPLVPMEYRLTTQYGPLSEERVTSAQSGSVHLAAPLEPRWRTFTSNAAVFGQLGGRLAINGAGSDLWRGTTQFGTAYLPQAFTSGASVVVRVDAQDNTGTWARAGIAVRNALAEPMDAGFLNLAVTPGQGVALSFDTDGDGTIDSYGRILGVTAPVLLRLTKDGGTAFTGACSTDRGATWRTVATVNVPGAAAAQDVGIFMSATNGGSGARGTVRFSGWSLTGAAAAGRDGARPGTAEW, encoded by the coding sequence ATGTACGAGCTGTCGAGACGCACCCTGCTGGGCACCGCGGGCGCCGTCGGGATCGGTGCCGCGCTCGCCGCGCACACCCCCGCGACCGCCGCCGTGCCGTCTCCGTCCCCCTCCGCCCCGCCCGCCGCCGCACCCGCCGCCCGCGCGGACGCCCCCGGTGCCGCGCTCGCCGCGCTGCAGCGGCTGCTTCCCGACCACGCCGCCCAGTTCACCCTCCGGACCGTCACCGGCCCGGAGCGCTTCGAGGTGACCGGCACGGCGGGCGCCGTCACCGTGACGGGCACCAGCGCCGCCGTCCTGCTGACCGGGGTGCACTGGTACCTCAAGTACGTGTGCCGCGCGCACATCTCGTGGGCCGGCTCCCGTGTCGTCCTGCCGGCGCGGCTGCCGGCCCCGGCGGCGCCGCTGAGGCGGTCGGCGACGGTCCCTCACCGGTTCGTGTACAACGACACCCACGACGGGTACACCGCCCCGTACGCCGACTGGCCGCGCTGGGAGCGCCAACTCGACGTGCTGGCGCTGCACGGCTTCAACGAAGTGCTGGTCACCGCCGGGATGGAGGCGGTCTACCACCGGCTGCTGACCGGCTTCGGCTACTCGGACACCGAGGCGCGGACCTGGCTCCCCGCGCCCTCGCACCAGCCCTGGTGGCTGCTGCAGAACATGAGCGAGTTCGGCGGGCCGATGTCCACCGCGCTGATCGAGCGGCGCGCGGAGCTGGGGCGCCGGATCTGCGACAGGCTCCGCGAACTGGGCATGCGGCCGGTGCTGCCGGGCTACTTCGGCGCGGTTCCCGACGGCTTCCCGGCCCGCAACCCGGGCAGCGACGCCCGCGTCGTGCCCCAGGGGACGTGGGGCGGCGGGATGCGGCGCCCCGACTGGCTCGACCCCCGGACGAAGGCGTTCGCGGACGTGGCCGCGGCGTTCTACCGCCACCAGGCCGACCTGTTCGGCGAGGTGGCGTACTTCAAGATGGACCTGCTCCACGAGGGCGGCACCCCGGGCGACGTGCCCGTCCCCGAGGCGGCCCGCGCCGTGGAGACGTCGCTGCACACCGCCCGCCCCGGCGCGACCTGGGTGATCCTCGGCTGGCAGTCCAACCCCCGCCCCCTGCTGCTGGACTCCGTCGACCGGTCCCGGGTCCTCGTCGTCGACGGGCTGTCGGACCTGGACACGGTCACCGACCGGGAGACGGACTGGGGCGGCACGCCGTACGCCTTCGGCACCATCCCCAACTTCGGCGGCCGGACGACGATCGGCGCCAACACCGACCGCTGGACGGAGAAGTTCACCGCCTGGCGCGACAAGGCGGGCAGCGCGCTCGTGGGCACGGCCTACATGCCGGAGGCAGCCGAGCGGGACCCGGCGGCCGCGGAGCTCTTCAGCGAACTGGCCTGGCGGGAGGAGAAGACCGACCGGGCGGCGTGGTTCGCCGACTACAGCCGCATCCGCTACGGCGGGGACGACCCCGCGGCACGCGAGGCGTTCTCCGCGCTGGCGGCGACCGCGTACAAGCTGACCAGCACCGACGGCCGGCCGTACGACTCGCTGTTCTCCCGCCGCCCGTCGCTGACGACGGCCATCGGCACGGCGTTCGACCCGGCCGGCTTCGACCGGGCCCTGGCCGGGCTGCTGGACGTGAGTCCCGGTCTGCGGGACTCCGACACCTACCGCCACGACCTGACCGACGTCGCCCGGCAGGCCCTGGCCAACCGCTCCCGGACGCTCCAGATCGCCCTGCGGGCCGCCTGGCGCGCCAAGGACGCGGACACCTTCCGCGCCGTGTCGGCGGTGTTCCTGAAGCTGATGCTGCTCACCGACACGATGGCCGGCTGCCACCGGATGTTCCTGACCGGCCCGTGGCTGGAGGACGCCAAGCGGCTGGCGACCAGCCCCGAGGAGGCCGTGCGGCTGGAGGCGACGGCCCGCACCCTCATCTCGACCTGGGCGGACCGGCCGACGGCGAACACCCTCGGCAACTACGCGAACCGCGACTGGCAGGGGCTGATGGCCGACGTCCACCTGCCGCAGTGGGAGGCGTACCTGGCCGAGGCGGGCGACGCGCTGGCCGAGGGCCGTGCCCCGAAGTCCTTCGACTTCTATCCCCAGGAGGAGGCGTGGACGAAGGAGCGCGGCGCCTACCCGGTGCGGCCGACGGGTGACGCGCACCGCACCGCCCAGCGGGTCTTCGACACCCTCTCCCGGGCCCCGTACCAGGGGGTGGTGACGGTGACGGTCGACCCGCCGGCGTTCACCCCGGGCAGCACCGGCACGCTGACGGCGTCGTTCCGCAACCTGAACGGGCTGCGGGCCACCGGCCGCGTCGACTTCGCGCTCGACGGCCCGGACGCGGAGCCGGACGGGGAACCTGCGCTCGACGGTGTCCCGGAGGGCGGCACCGGGGCGGTGTCGTGGCGGGTGACGGCGCCGGAGGGCGAGCTGACCGAACCGCTGGTGCCCATGGAGTACCGGCTCACCACGCAGTACGGGCCGCTCTCCGAGGAACGGGTGACGTCGGCCCAGTCGGGCAGCGTGCACCTGGCGGCGCCGCTGGAGCCGCGCTGGCGCACGTTCACCTCCAACGCGGCCGTCTTCGGGCAGCTCGGCGGCCGGCTGGCGATCAACGGGGCGGGCAGCGACCTGTGGCGGGGCACCACCCAGTTCGGCACCGCCTACCTGCCGCAGGCGTTCACCTCCGGTGCGAGCGTGGTGGTGCGCGTCGACGCGCAGGACAACACCGGCACCTGGGCCCGTGCCGGGATCGCGGTCCGCAACGCGCTGGCCGAGCCGATGGACGCGGGCTTCCTCAACCTGGCCGTCACCCCGGGCCAGGGCGTGGCGCTGTCGTTCGACACCGACGGCGACGGCACGATCGACAGCTACGGGCGCATCCTCGGCGTCACCGCGCCGGTGCTGCTGCGGCTCACGAAAGACGGCGGCACCGCCTTCACCGGAGCCTGCTCCACCGACCGCGGCGCCACCTGGCGCACCGTCGCCACGGTGAACGTCCCGGGCGCGGCGGCCGCGCAGGACGTGGGCATCTTCATGAGCGCCACCAACGGCGGCAGCGGGGCACGGGGCACCGTGCGCTTCAGCGGCTGGTCGCTCACCGGCGCCGCGGCGGCGGGCCGAGACGGGGCGCGGCCGGGTACCGCCGAGTGGTGA
- a CDS encoding TetR/AcrR family transcriptional regulator gives MTTGVRRRMGVEERRQQLIGVALELFSHRSPDDVSIDEIAAAAGISRPLVYHYFPGKQSLYEAALRRAADELSALFDEPHDGPLGARLLRVMGRFFDFVDEHGPGFSALMRGGPAVGSSTTHAMIDEVRQAAYEQILAHLGVADPSPRLALVVRSWVSLAESTALIWLDGRRVPRAELELQLVHDFAALAAVSAAYDEEMAGVLAGLLSQEPADGPFGDLVGRLVRLGPLMVPGQRLR, from the coding sequence ATGACGACCGGGGTGCGGCGCAGGATGGGCGTCGAGGAACGCAGGCAGCAGCTGATCGGCGTGGCGCTGGAGCTGTTCAGCCACCGCTCCCCCGACGACGTGTCCATCGACGAGATCGCGGCCGCCGCCGGCATCTCGCGGCCGCTGGTCTACCACTACTTCCCGGGCAAGCAGAGCCTGTACGAGGCGGCACTGCGCCGCGCGGCGGACGAGCTCTCCGCGCTCTTCGACGAGCCGCACGACGGCCCGCTCGGCGCCCGTCTGCTGCGGGTCATGGGCCGCTTCTTCGACTTCGTCGACGAACACGGTCCCGGTTTCTCGGCGTTGATGCGCGGCGGTCCGGCCGTCGGCTCGTCCACCACCCACGCGATGATCGACGAGGTGCGGCAGGCCGCGTACGAGCAGATCCTCGCCCATCTCGGCGTCGCCGATCCGTCGCCGCGTCTCGCGCTGGTGGTCCGCTCCTGGGTGTCGCTCGCCGAGTCGACCGCGCTCATCTGGCTGGACGGGCGGCGGGTGCCGCGTGCCGAGCTGGAGTTGCAGCTGGTGCACGACTTCGCCGCGCTGGCGGCGGTGAGCGCGGCGTACGACGAGGAGATGGCCGGGGTGCTGGCGGGCCTCCTCTCCCAGGAGCCGGCCGACGGCCCGTTCGGCGATCTCGTCGGCCGGCTGGTGCGGCTGGGTCCGCTGATGGTGCCCGGTCAGCGCTTGCGGTAG